The genomic region TCCAGTTCATCAACCGATTCCCCCTGAGCATCGAGTCCGCGCGCCGGATCGAACGCACCGAGCGTCCACTTCTTCTCGTCGCCACCTCCTTCAGGGCGATGCGTCAGGCTCCCCTTCATTCCACGGACGAATCCCCTCCCGATAGAACTTCCGCGCCCGATCGGAAGATCGCCGGCGTAGAGATCTCGGAAGATGCAGATGCAAAGGCCCGCGAGGGCCTCGGCTCGCGCCACACCCGAAAGCTGAACTCTCATCGCCACCTCGGCGGTGCCGTTAAAGAGCGCGTCTTCCTCGAAAAGGAGGTGGTCCCGCGCACCTCCGGTCCAGCCATCGATGCTCACGCGGGAATGGCGCAGTATCCGTCCTCCAGTAATTCGCGCGTCATCGACTTCGAGTAGCCCAGCCCACGGCACCTCGTCCGCAGCTCCATGACCATGCAAGGGACCGAACAGGAGGCTCACGAGTTCCAGCCCCGCGCTGGGGTCTCTGGGAGCGAGCGTGCGCACGATCTTCACCGCACGGTGTCGCATGACCCCCGCCAACGACGTCCCCGGAAGGAACTCTTCCAGCACGTCCGCCTCCGACGTACGTCTTTGGATGGCCCGAACGTCGGCCGCAGCGGGATCGTGAGTGGTCGCGCCCACAAGCATGGATCCGGTGACTTGGAGTAGGGCCCTGATCTCGAGTTGCTCCCAGCGCGGACGACGGATCTCGGAGCCGAGCCGTGCGGCCAGGATGTCAATCCCCGCCACGGGCTGCGGAGTAGGAGCCCGATCACTCCCTGACCCGGTCTTCGCCTCCGGCCCCACGCGGTCGAAGAGGAGCCATGAGAGGAGACCGCCGGGCGTCCCGAGCTCGAAATCCCACACCGACCAGCGGGCACCGTCGGCATTGGGAGCAACCCGGCAGCGTCCAAACCCCCGTCGGGTTCGACCTCCAAGCCGCACCTCTCCGGCCTCCAGTGCCCCGAGGCACGTGAGGAAGTCCTGAAGGGTCTTGGCGTCGTCTCCCTCCCGGCCACCGAGCACCAGCTCGAGGCGGATGGGGAACCGAGTACCCACTTCGAGAACCTCGAGGTCGAACTTGGCGCCCTCCTCCACCACACCAGACCCCCCATCGATTCTTATTCCGTCTCTGGTCGCGCAAGCGGCATGCAACGCGAGCGAATCGTCCACGATGAGTGCGCTCTGGCCTACTGCGTCGTCCGCGTCGCCGAAGAGTGGTGAGGTCAGGCCGGATGCTTCCTTCCTCATGGGCCCGGCGAGCCGCGCTCGTAGCGCATGCCGAAGGAGCCCGGCGAGCGTGGACCCAAGAAGAATCGGAGTGTCGGATATCGAGTCCCGTACGATCGCCGAATCCGTCGTAGCCCATGAACTGGGCGCGGAAAGACTGGTCTGAGAGGTCAGCTCGAGAACTCCCTCCACCACGATCCGGCGGGATTGTGGCCGAGCTTCCAGGTATCGCGGCTTCATCGCTCCGTCTCCGAACGGTCCATTGCCACCGTCAGCACCTGGTCGAGGAATCTTCGGAGATATTCGAAGTGCGCTCCCGGATCCTCAGCCATGCTCGACGCCGGGTTGCGTTCCTTCTGGACTCGCGGACCCGATTTCGCAAGCGATTCCAGGCCCAACACCGCCCAGATGGCCGGGCGACCCCGCACTTCCTGGAGCAGCGCCCGAACAAAATCGAAAGTCGGGATGCGTTGCCCTTCTTCACCCAGCCTGAGCTTCTTCAGTGCGCGTCCGGCCTTCTTGTCCTCAGCGTCCTTCAGCCACGCCTCGATCTCGTGAGGCGAGCGGGCCGTTCGAACCCGCTCGCGCAATCTCGCCAGAACGCTGCCTGCCACCGAGACACGGTCTGGCACCTGCTTCCGCGCAGCGGGGCCCAGACGGCGATTCAGCTCCGCACGGATCAGCCGTGCCTCCATTTCGGCCACCACGCGTCGGCCCTCCTCAGTCCGCGCTCCACTGGCCAGCGGTGCACGTGAATCGGATTCCTCATCCGCGGCGGCCGCGGCAACGGCGATGTGGTGATGCGACCAAACGAGGTCTTGGCCGTGCCAGTTGAAGACCACTCTTCCATAACCTTCCGCCCGGCGACCTCCCAGGCCCGCCCACTCCACCGCATGGAGGTCCCCGGCTTCAAGCCGCTTCGCGACCCGCCCGGAGAGGAGGGTGCCCGCTTCGAACACTCGCGACTCCGGCAGGGGCATCCTCCATACGGACGGAAAACCCCCGCGGACTCCCTGGCGCCCGAACCAACGCACGGAATCATCCACGAAGCGAATGCCTCGATCGGCAAGTTCACGAAGGACTTCCGCACGCGCGGCCCCGCCGAAGTCACAAGGACCGGCGTACTCGCTTACGAACGTCACGGTGAGGCGTTGCCCCTTGTCGATTTCGGCCGATGGTATCGGCTGTTCTGACCATTTCGAGGCATCCTGGGGACCTGTCACGTTCGCCACGACCCGTCCGCCATATTCCGTCATTCGAGATCGGCCCATCCGGAAGCGATCCCGTGAGAAACACCTTTCCATGAGCCCGGCCAATGCTCGCGCGACGTCCTCAGAAGCGTCCAGAAGCACATGCCCGACGAACGTCTGACCTGGCGAAAGCGCCTGATACGTGAAGATGCCCCCATCAATCGGCTTTCCCACCGATCTGTCCCGTTGGTGATGAAAGCGCGTCTCCACGCCGGGACCCATCGCATGGATGCCAAAGCCTTCCGCCTCCAAGAAACCGTACGCCATCGAGTCAGGGAGCCGGTCCAGCCGCCTTGCGCGCGACCCGGAACTGCTTTCTCCGTCCGAGTCGGCGCCCCCGTCTGCCCCTTCGGCGCAAAGATCAATCGCTCGACCATCCTCATCACGGTCCAATCGCAGCGAAGCCGGAAGCGGGAGGAGGCGACGCGCGGTCTTTGGCTCCTCTGGATAGGCGT from Gemmatimonadota bacterium harbors:
- a CDS encoding RAMP superfamily CRISPR-associated protein; this encodes MKPRYLEARPQSRRIVVEGVLELTSQTSLSAPSSWATTDSAIVRDSISDTPILLGSTLAGLLRHALRARLAGPMRKEASGLTSPLFGDADDAVGQSALIVDDSLALHAACATRDGIRIDGGSGVVEEGAKFDLEVLEVGTRFPIRLELVLGGREGDDAKTLQDFLTCLGALEAGEVRLGGRTRRGFGRCRVAPNADGARWSVWDFELGTPGGLLSWLLFDRVGPEAKTGSGSDRAPTPQPVAGIDILAARLGSEIRRPRWEQLEIRALLQVTGSMLVGATTHDPAAADVRAIQRRTSEADVLEEFLPGTSLAGVMRHRAVKIVRTLAPRDPSAGLELVSLLFGPLHGHGAADEVPWAGLLEVDDARITGGRILRHSRVSIDGWTGGARDHLLFEEDALFNGTAEVAMRVQLSGVARAEALAGLCICIFRDLYAGDLPIGRGSSIGRGFVRGMKGSLTHRPEGGGDEKKWTLGAFDPARGLDAQGESVDELERWVKAFLDHIGFESIGPAGGP